Proteins from a single region of Primulina tabacum isolate GXHZ01 chromosome 5, ASM2559414v2, whole genome shotgun sequence:
- the LOC142544957 gene encoding uncharacterized protein LOC142544957, translating into MPTPSSVEVVPSVPANIWASIITSVMTTPLIHSSTASGVSAINPFASESGASHKSDAKVGSPAFASLALATIGPVRHPSYPENQFPPSVQQLFFPLPSLHARDLLLSSHLLPHSEPSQFKSWPRVPEGWV; encoded by the exons ATGCCGACCCCATCTTCGGTAGAAGTTGTCCCATCTGTTCCTGCTAATATTTGGGCTTCGATTATCACTTCGGTGATGACTACTCCCTTGATTCACTCTTCGACGGCGTCTG GTGTATCAGCTATTAATCCATTTGCATCTGAGTCTGGGGCCTCTCACAAATCTGATGCTAAAGTTGG GAGTCCAGCCTTTGCTTCTCTGGCCCTTGCTACCATTGGCCCGGTGCGGCATCCTTCCTACCCTGAGAATCAGTTTCCTCCATCAGTCCAACAGTTGTTCTTTCCCCTGCCTTCACTACATGCTAGGGATCTGTTGCTCTCCAGCCATCTATTGCCTCATAGTGAGCCCTCTCAGTTTAAATCTTGGCCACGGGTTCCTGAAGGTTGGGTTTAA